A single window of Rubripirellula lacrimiformis DNA harbors:
- a CDS encoding heavy metal translocating P-type ATPase: MVAINISAIDPVCGMTVAPGDSLRSEYKGKAYFFCSAGCQKKFDSDPVGVLAKRAAKDAAKATADPGEQHSCCGGNGGSSTGLAKRNPADGDSEAVYTCPMHPEIEQVGPGDCPICGMDLEPKFVDMSSDGDDKQYSDMKRRFWMGAALSLPLLLIAMGPMVGVNVSDWIGQVSFGRLQLALATPVVFWCGWPLLVRGVKSFRSLNLNMFSLIAVGALAAYGFSLIVVLLPGAIPESMFENGAPPLYFEAAAVIITLVLLGQVLELRARQQTGGAIRELMQLAPSIAHRISDQGEEDVALESVQRGDRLRIRPGEKVPVDGRVISGASSVDESMLTGEPIPVSKGEGDDVTGGTLNQTGGLVMEAVGVGGDTVLNRIVQMVAEAQRSRAPIQRLADVVARYFVPAVIASSVLAFVGWWMFGPEPQLTHALVAAVAVLIIACPCALGLATPMSVMVGVGRGAKAGVLIKNAEVLEVMEKVDTIVVDKTGTLTQGKPELTDIKTFGQWNDRDVLALTAAVEASSEHPLAQAITRRAKADKLSVAQASDFQSVTGGGASGRVGDHELLIGKAELLDQQGIGNVDDGRSLAGAYQADGATVVFVAIDRQLAAIMAITDPIKGSTPAALKTLNELGLKVVMLTGDAEPTARAVATELGIGEFHAGVSPKDKHDFVRSLKSAGKIVAMCGDGINDAPALAEAQVGIAMGTGAGVAMESGDVTLVGGDLRGVAAAVTLSRKTMSNIRQNLFFAFIYNALGIPLAAGLLYPFFGVLLSPMIAAAAMSLSSVSVIANALRLRSADLN, translated from the coding sequence ATGGTCGCGATCAATATTTCAGCAATCGACCCTGTATGCGGGATGACCGTTGCCCCCGGTGATTCGCTGCGCAGCGAGTACAAGGGGAAGGCGTATTTCTTTTGCAGTGCCGGGTGCCAGAAGAAGTTCGATAGCGATCCGGTTGGCGTCTTAGCCAAGCGGGCGGCAAAGGATGCTGCGAAGGCGACGGCGGATCCCGGCGAACAACATTCATGCTGTGGCGGGAATGGTGGATCATCCACCGGTTTGGCGAAACGGAATCCGGCGGATGGCGATTCCGAAGCCGTGTACACCTGCCCGATGCACCCCGAGATCGAACAAGTCGGTCCTGGCGATTGTCCGATCTGCGGGATGGATCTAGAGCCCAAGTTCGTTGACATGTCGTCCGATGGCGATGACAAACAGTACAGCGACATGAAGCGGCGCTTTTGGATGGGTGCTGCGTTGTCGCTGCCGCTGCTATTGATCGCGATGGGGCCGATGGTGGGCGTGAACGTCTCGGATTGGATCGGGCAAGTTTCCTTTGGCCGATTGCAGTTGGCGCTTGCGACCCCGGTGGTGTTTTGGTGCGGGTGGCCGTTGCTGGTTCGCGGGGTGAAGTCCTTTCGCAGCCTGAACCTAAACATGTTCTCGTTGATCGCGGTGGGGGCACTTGCAGCCTATGGATTCAGTTTGATCGTTGTCTTGTTGCCAGGTGCGATTCCGGAATCGATGTTCGAAAACGGGGCACCGCCACTGTACTTCGAGGCGGCCGCTGTGATCATCACGCTGGTGTTGTTGGGGCAAGTTTTGGAATTGCGGGCTCGTCAGCAAACCGGCGGGGCCATTCGCGAATTGATGCAACTGGCGCCCTCGATCGCTCATCGAATCAGCGACCAGGGTGAAGAGGACGTCGCGTTGGAATCGGTTCAGCGAGGCGATCGCCTGCGAATTCGTCCCGGCGAAAAGGTGCCAGTCGATGGTCGCGTGATCAGCGGAGCTAGCAGTGTGGATGAATCGATGCTGACGGGCGAACCGATTCCGGTATCCAAGGGCGAAGGCGACGACGTCACCGGTGGCACGCTGAACCAAACCGGCGGCTTGGTGATGGAGGCGGTGGGTGTGGGGGGCGACACGGTGCTGAACCGAATCGTCCAGATGGTCGCAGAGGCGCAGCGAAGTCGTGCTCCGATTCAACGGCTAGCCGACGTGGTGGCCAGATACTTTGTGCCGGCCGTGATCGCATCTTCGGTCCTAGCATTCGTCGGATGGTGGATGTTCGGCCCGGAACCGCAGTTGACACACGCGTTGGTGGCCGCCGTGGCGGTGCTGATCATTGCATGCCCATGCGCCCTCGGGTTGGCGACTCCGATGTCGGTCATGGTGGGCGTCGGACGTGGTGCCAAAGCAGGTGTGTTGATCAAGAATGCCGAGGTTCTGGAAGTGATGGAAAAGGTCGACACGATCGTGGTCGACAAGACCGGCACACTGACGCAGGGGAAGCCGGAACTGACCGATATCAAGACATTTGGCCAGTGGAATGACCGTGATGTGCTGGCACTGACCGCCGCCGTCGAAGCGTCCAGCGAACACCCCTTGGCCCAGGCGATTACGCGGCGTGCGAAAGCCGACAAGCTGTCCGTCGCACAGGCATCGGATTTCCAAAGTGTCACCGGCGGAGGAGCCAGCGGGCGGGTTGGCGACCACGAACTGCTGATCGGCAAAGCAGAATTGTTGGACCAGCAGGGGATTGGCAACGTCGACGATGGGCGATCCTTGGCGGGAGCTTATCAGGCCGATGGGGCCACCGTGGTCTTCGTCGCAATCGATCGACAGTTGGCGGCGATCATGGCGATCACCGACCCGATCAAAGGCAGCACGCCAGCGGCGCTTAAGACCCTGAATGAACTGGGGTTGAAAGTTGTGATGTTAACCGGTGACGCCGAACCCACAGCCCGAGCAGTGGCGACCGAACTTGGCATCGGTGAATTTCACGCGGGCGTTTCTCCCAAGGACAAACATGACTTCGTTCGGTCTCTGAAAAGCGCTGGCAAGATCGTTGCAATGTGCGGCGATGGAATCAACGATGCACCGGCGCTGGCCGAAGCCCAAGTGGGCATCGCCATGGGGACGGGCGCGGGCGTCGCGATGGAGTCCGGCGACGTGACGCTCGTTGGCGGTGATCTTCGCGGTGTCGCCGCGGCCGTTACGCTGAGCCGCAAAACGATGAGCAACATTCGTCAGAACCTGTTCTTTGCGTTTATCTACAACGCGCTGGGGATCCCGTTGGCAGCGGGACTGCTGTATCCGTTTTTCGGTGTTCTGTTGAGTCCGATGATTGCTGCGGCGGCCATGAGTCTTAGTAGCGTGTCGGTGATTGCCAACGCGCTGCGGCTGCGATCGGCCGATCTGAACTGA
- a CDS encoding TolC family protein yields the protein MLGCVFALPGCQSSGLRVADVGRPAAATPAGSASIAAASSPDSQTALASFQIAQNGNAEQVAKNPNEIAAATDLPAANDQAIQVIPGVDEESIAPVLVDSRSTPVPVSLSDLVARALATHPTVAAARQRVAAAQHRIPQVTALDDPTLGNTFWPIQDQALQTAGGRIGHQFALTQKVPWPAKLNARGSVASREVQVAIAESARAELEITEAVRLAYYQLWLAEELVQIVDENGALVDDLIEVAEARYRTGGSQQDILRAQLEGDRLAEQMISLRLQKEQARADLGALVRQPLDWMSIAVDELILTEASPRLDELVAQAEACNPTLQGLAAEIARDRAKESLACLQQYPDFQLGLGYSIVDDDTNVISPVANGHDNINFTVGITLPVWRDKINAGIREAAHNRSSTTLRREAEQDKLRGTLRRQVAAADAAVEQLELFRNRLIPRTEQTLEIVIADYQGKRADFTDLIATYHELLALQVQVARSKAALASTMAQIERTVGCP from the coding sequence TTGCTGGGCTGCGTTTTCGCTTTGCCGGGCTGCCAATCGAGCGGCCTTCGCGTCGCGGACGTCGGCAGACCAGCGGCCGCAACGCCCGCGGGATCCGCAAGCATCGCCGCTGCGTCGTCCCCGGATTCGCAAACTGCGCTGGCCAGTTTCCAGATTGCCCAGAACGGGAATGCCGAGCAAGTCGCCAAGAATCCTAACGAGATCGCGGCAGCAACCGACTTACCCGCGGCAAACGACCAAGCGATCCAAGTCATCCCAGGCGTTGACGAAGAATCGATCGCTCCCGTCTTGGTGGACTCGCGTTCGACGCCAGTCCCGGTCTCGCTTTCCGATCTGGTGGCTCGTGCGTTGGCCACGCACCCCACGGTCGCCGCAGCGCGTCAAAGAGTCGCCGCCGCCCAGCATCGCATCCCGCAAGTGACGGCGCTGGACGATCCTACCTTGGGCAATACGTTTTGGCCGATCCAAGACCAAGCCTTGCAAACCGCCGGAGGCCGGATCGGTCACCAGTTCGCTTTGACTCAAAAAGTTCCCTGGCCCGCCAAACTGAATGCAAGAGGAAGCGTGGCATCGCGAGAGGTGCAGGTTGCCATCGCGGAAAGCGCGCGTGCGGAACTGGAGATCACCGAAGCGGTTCGCTTGGCCTACTATCAGTTGTGGCTAGCCGAAGAATTGGTTCAGATCGTGGATGAAAATGGCGCGCTTGTCGACGATTTGATTGAAGTCGCCGAGGCTCGATATCGAACCGGTGGCAGCCAGCAAGACATTCTGCGTGCGCAGCTAGAAGGCGACCGTCTTGCCGAGCAGATGATCTCGCTGAGACTTCAGAAAGAGCAAGCGCGAGCGGATCTTGGTGCGCTCGTTCGTCAGCCGCTGGATTGGATGTCGATCGCTGTCGACGAACTGATCCTCACCGAGGCCTCACCGAGGCTGGATGAATTGGTTGCCCAAGCCGAAGCGTGCAATCCAACGCTGCAGGGCTTGGCCGCCGAGATCGCTCGGGATCGAGCCAAGGAATCGCTGGCGTGTTTGCAGCAGTACCCGGACTTTCAACTTGGCCTGGGCTATTCGATTGTTGACGACGATACCAATGTGATCAGTCCCGTCGCCAACGGCCACGACAACATCAATTTTACCGTTGGCATCACGTTGCCAGTCTGGCGAGACAAAATCAACGCAGGGATTCGCGAAGCGGCGCACAACCGTTCCAGCACCACGCTTCGCCGCGAAGCGGAACAGGACAAACTGCGTGGGACATTGCGGCGTCAAGTCGCCGCCGCGGATGCTGCGGTCGAGCAGCTGGAACTCTTTCGCAATCGCTTGATCCCGCGCACCGAGCAGACTCTGGAAATCGTGATCGCGGACTACCAAGGCAAGCGAGCCGATTTCACAGACCTGATCGCCACCTATCACGAACTGTTGGCTCTGCAGGTCCAAGTCGCACGCAGCAAAGCCGCCTTGGCCAGTACGATGGCCCAGATCGAACGCACTGTCGGCTGCCCCTGA